From Haliotis asinina isolate JCU_RB_2024 chromosome 8, JCU_Hal_asi_v2, whole genome shotgun sequence, a single genomic window includes:
- the LOC137295471 gene encoding probable ATP-dependent RNA helicase DDX28 has translation MDRSYLFRVLDQLITCHRLSSTHINNSLPRITLPQKMVQRVEKAKERKELLALQKKRRPTFKTPLVISCKREQFNHHKGQTYSGFDPKILASHGWKNKQSAGDHFTLVPYSQNPALNFSTHHTKFTEFKLHTGLQKGLDKLGYTEPTHIQAKTIAAILSGDNVLCAAETGSGKTLAYLLPALEMIHHQKLRHGGDHPPNCPRTIILTPSRELTDQILDVCQRLCEYTDIQPYAICGGRGTKHRLSWREKSQMDILMATPGVLRKFLGAGLMKPGFLQHVILDEADSLLDDSFSSEVMSILQKLRVTAGSGQTSGGHQDGAQFTLVGATIPRGLEEKIGDTIEVNNLHRVTSDHVHYLMPHVPQTFLRLKPSQKAETIVQMARKNQQKGLPTLIFSNRSETSFWLSELLKENAVPNVFMNAAIQEKRRSSLFSRFQRGETDVMVATDIASRGLDLIRVHHVINFDCPPFVSDYIHRVGRVGRVGSHTSGQVTTFITKKWEVDLLWQIETAARKHQALHNVNANIKRKISAIIARKFPNRDVQ, from the exons ATGGATAGATCCTACCTGTTCCGGGTTTTGGATCAGCTGATCACGTGTCACAGACTGTCTTCT ACACATATTAATAATAGCTTGCCAAGAATCACACTTCCTCAGAAAATGGTCCAAAGGGTTGAAAAAGCCAAGGAAAGAAAAGAATTGTTGGCACTGCAAAAGAAGCGCCGGCCAACATTCAAGACCCCATTAGTGATATCGTGCAAGAGGGAGCAGTTCAATCACCACAAAGGGCAGACATACAGTGGGTTTGATCCAAAGATACTTGCATCCCATGGCTGGAAGAACAAGCAGTCAGCAGGAGACCACTTCACCCTTGTCCCTTATAGTCAG AACCCAGctcttaatttttcaactcATCATACCAAGTTCACAGAATTCAAACTTCATACAGGACTCCAAAAAGGTCTTGATAAGTTGGGATATACAGAGCCCACGCACATACAG GCAAAAACAATTGCAGCCATCCTAAGTGGTGATAATGTCCTGTGTGCAGCTGAGACAG GAAGTGGTAAGACCCTGGCCTACCTACTGCCAGCACTTGAGATGATCCACCACCAGAAGCTGAGACATGGTGGAGACCACCCTCCAAACTGTCCACGGACAATAATCCTCACCCCTTCCCGCGAACTCACTGATCAgattctg GATGTGTGCCAAAGGCTGTGTGAATATACTGATATACAACCTTATGCAATATGTGGAGGCCGTGGAACTAAG CACCGATTGTCATGGAGAGAAAAATCTCAGATGGATATATTGATGGCAACACCAGGTGTTCTAAGGAAGTTCCTGGGTGCAG GTTTAATGAAGCCGGGATTCCTTCAGCATGTGATTCTAGATGAGGCAGACTCTCTCCTGGATGATAGCTTTTCGTCAGAAGTCATGTCTATTCTACAGAAATTAAGG GTGACAGCTGGCAGTGGTCAGACATCAGGAGGACACCAGGATGGGGCACAGTTCACTCTAGTGGGGGCCACCATCCCCCGGGGTCTGGAGGAGAAGATTGGAGACACCATAGAA GTCAACAATCTTCACAGAGTGACGTCAGATCATGTCCACTACCTCATGCCTCATGTACCTCAGACTTTCCTCCGACTCAAACCCTCACAGAAAGCAG AGACCATTGTGCAAATGGCCCGCAAAAACCAGCAGAAAGGCCTCCCAACCCTCATCTTCAGCAACAGGAGTGAGACCAGCTTCTGGCTGAGTGAACTCCTGAAGGAGAACGCTGTCCCGAACGTCTTCATGAATGCCGCAATACAGGAGAAG AGGCGCTCCAGTTTGTTCAGTCGCTTCCAGCGTGGAGAGACAGATGTCATGGTGGCAACTGATATAGCCTCCAGGGGCTTGGACTTAATCAGG GTACATCATGTGATCAACTTCGATTGCCCCCCATTTGTCTCGGACTACATTCACCGGGTTGGGAGAGTGGGTCGGGTGGGATCACACACCTCAGGGCAGGTCACGACCTTCATCACCAAGAAGTGGGAGGTCGACCTTCTGTGGCAGATAGAG actgctgccaggAAGCACCAAGCTCTGCACAATGTCAACGCCAACATTAAGAGGAAGATATCAGCCATTATCGCTCGCAAATTCCCAAATAGAGATGTTCAATAG
- the LOC137294342 gene encoding probable G-protein coupled receptor 139, whose protein sequence is MSVLSVDNGTEDGNGTGAIWLPNYWSSFVERPTSQQSTSVGVWIRLVGLPPVLLLGIIGNILAILVMSRPAMRRHSFSCYLLLLGVCDNISLLVRLLFWINLFLEFKGFPVVITFTNLPACIISEYFITVNTVVCSWVVVCITYERVIIVLFPLTCAKLCKPYISRRVVALLILFPFLLMAYIPFNTRYLPHLGCVMRYIPDMLMHYIIATTFVTMLPLALIFLGNAVIIIQLKRQSKRITGTGKREDNVSRVTTMLVTVSLAFFILVLPNALMALLLALRPDWGILRAAVDPAAFLWDLNFAINFYLYVITGGNVRTEAKEMLPCFKTGTTETAQRNSVMLRK, encoded by the coding sequence ATGTCTGTCTTATCCGTGGATAACGGGACGGAAGATGGTAACGGAACCGGGGCCATATGGTTGCCGAATTACTGGTCCAGTTTTGTTGAAAGACCAACATCTCAACAATCCACGTCAGTTGGTGTTTGGATCCGCCTCGTTGGCTTGCCGCCTGTCTTGCTTCTTGGAATTATTGGTAACATTCTTGCTATACTGGTGATGTCCCGACCAGCTATGAGACGCCATTCGTTCAGCTGCTATCTTCTACTTCTGGGCGTCTGTGATAACATATCGCTCCTGGTCCGGTTACTGTTCTGGATCAACTTATTCCTGGAGTTCAAAGGGTTTCCCGTGGTCATCACTTTTACAAACCTACCCGCCTGCATCATCAGTGAATATTTCATCACCGTCAACACTGTCGTCTGCTCCTGGGTAGTTGTCTGCATCACCTACGAGCGGGTAATTATAGTGCTGTTTCCTCTGACCTGTGCCAAATTGTGTAAGCCATATATATCCCGCAGGGTCGTTGCTCTACTCATCCTGTTCCCTTTCCTGTTGATGGCCTACATTCCCTTCAACACGAGATACCTTCCACATCTCGGCTGCGTCATGCGCTACATACCCGACATGTTGATGCACTACATCATTGCCACAACGTTCGTGACCATGCTCCCACTTGCCCTAATCTTCCTCGGTAATGCCGTCATAATAATACAACTGAAACGTCAGAGCAAAAGAATCACCGGAACCGGAAAACGTGAAGACAATGTTAGCCGGGTAACTACAATGTTGGTGACAGTGTCTTTGGCCTTCTTCATTCTTGTTCTGCCCAATGCCCTAATGGCGCTGCTGCTCGCCCTGCGACCTGATTGGGGTATTCTGCGAGCCGCTGTGGACCCTGCCGCCTTCCTTTGGGATCTCAACTTTGCCATTAACTTCTACCTTTACGTCATCACCGGTGGCAACGTCAGAACTGAGGCGAAAGAGATGCTTCCGTGTTTTAAGACTGGAACTACAGAAACAGCACAACGAAACAGTGTGATGTTACGAAAGTAA